Within the Cinclus cinclus chromosome 27, bCinCin1.1, whole genome shotgun sequence genome, the region ctgcagtccacccccccccccaccctcctgATTTTCCCCTGCATTCCAACAGCCCCCCTTCTCCTTGCCTCCTCCACTacccccgtccccccctcaccCCACACCTACAGGACTCTTCTGCTCCCTATCATCCTTTCAGCTTCCACCTTGCACCCCAACACCGCTGCACATCTCCAaacccccgcccccccccagaTCCCTTCACCCTGTACCTACAGGATCCTGCAAACCCCCATTCCCCTTTCCATCCCCAGGCCTCCTTACATTCCTTGAGATCCCCTCAAAAACCCACCATCCTCTACCTCAGGAACCCTCCTGCAGAACCCCATCTCTGCTGTCCAACCCCCACATTCCAATCTCCACCCCTGCATTCCTGCAGGCCCCCCATCCTCACCTCTTCCCAAACCCCTCCACTCTCTACCTACAGGACCCTCCTGCACCTCCCATCCCTACAGCCCACCTACACACACCCCAATTCCCACAGGCTTCCATCCAGGCTCTCCCAATCCCCCACCCTGTACCTACAGCACTGTCATGCACCAAGCCTTCTCTTGCATCCCCCATTCATGCATACCCCATCCATGCACCCTCCCATTCCCCCAGGTCATCTTAACCTTGCACCTCCTTACCTGCAGGATCCTCTTGatcccctcctcctgctcacCCCCATCCCTACAGACCCCCACCAGACCCCCATTTCCCCTGAATTCCTCTAGGCCCCCTCAACCCTGCTCCACCCCCTTTTGCTACAGGACCCTCCTGCACCGCCTCCTCTTgcacccccatccctgccccccATCCCCACACCTTGCAGGGGGGTGCGGGGGTGCTGCCGGCGCTGGTACAGGTAGCAGCAGGAGCACATGAAGCAGCAGACAATGGTGGTGACGATGGCGATGAAAAGCACCACGGCTGAGGCGATGCCCGCGATGGTCTTGGGGCTGTGGGATGCCCAggtgtggggagcagggccTGGGGGGCACCAAGGCACACACCCCCAGCCAGTACCCACTGATACTGCCCACTGTCCCATGCCCAGCACCCAGGGACACCGTCCAATACCACTGCCCAGCACCCAGTGACACTGCCCAGTGCCCAGAACCAATTCCCAGTGACACTATCCAGCACTGCTATCAGCACCCAGTACCAGCAACCACTGCCCAGCACCCAGTAGCATTGCCCACACAGTAGCAGTGCCCAGAACCCAGTGCCAATGTCCTATACCAGTGTCCACTGCCCAGTGACCAGAAATCAGTAGCAGTAACCACTGCCCACCACCCAGTGCAATTTTTCAGCACCAGCACCCAGTGCCAACACCCAGTACAAGTTTTCAGCACCAGCACGCCGTGCCAACACCCAGTACCAGCGACCAATCCGCAGCATCCATCCCCCAATGTGCAGTACCTAATATCAGTGCACAGCATCCAGTGCATAGCAACCAGTGCCCATTACCAGTGTCCATCACCCAGAACCCAATACCAGCCAGTACCAATGCCAAGAGCCCAGTACCCAGTACTAGTACCCAACGCACAGTGCCCAGtagcagctcccagcacccaCTGCAAAGCACCCACTGCAAAGCACCAGTGCCCAGTACCAGTGCCCAGAGCCCAACAGTACCAGTATCCAACACCCAGCACCACTGCGCAGTGCCCAGTACCCAGCACTCAATGCCCAGCACCCAGTGTTAGTGTCCAGCACCCACAGCCTGACAAGCCAGTAGCACTGCCCAGTACCACTTCCCAGAGCTTAGAACCAGTGAACAGCACCCACATTCAAGATCCAGTAACAGTGCCCAACACCCAGTGACCCCGCCAAGTACCAGTGCACAGCACCCAGCATCCAGCACCTGGTGCCACTGCTCAGTACCAATGTCCAACCCCCAGTACCACTGGCCAGCATTCAGtaccagtgcccagcacccaaTACCAATATCCAGCACCCAATACCTAATACCCACTACAAGGGCCCAGATACCACTGCCCAGCACCCAAATACCAGTGTCCAGCACCACTGCACCACTGCCTAGTGCATAGCACACAATGACCAGCACCCAGTACTAGTGTCCAGCACCCAGTTCACCCAggggagcccccagccccatcaGCCCTAGCTGTGGCACCTGAAGGCAAGGCAGTGGCGCTGCTGGCGCTCGGTGAGCAGGCGCAGAGGGTCTCGGCAGCAGTACCGCTGGTGGCACGTGCCGCAGCAGAAGGTGAAGAACTCGCAGTCAAAGCCAGGGTGCCATGACCCGTTTCTGTCCACGTACCACAGGCAGTCTTCGCCCCCGGCCACTGTGGACAGCCGCCCATCACCAGGGCCTTGGAGCACCTGGCCATCACCACCCTCAGGGACATCAGCTGCACTCCATGCCCTTCATCCCCCAACATGAGCACAGCTGTACCCCACTGTGTCCTTTTACCTTGAACCCCGGTCCATCCTGCCTCATGGACCCCCAAAGTATGCCCCTATACACCCCCAAATACCCTGCTCCTTCCTATCCCCCTGTCCTTCATACCCAGCCCCACATcccccatcccctgctccatcctgccccatgGACTCAGACTGTGCCCTATGTATCCTCAaacccctgctctgctccatcctGCCCCATATCCCTTAAAACCctgctccatcctgcccctGTGTACCCCCATATCCTCCTCAATCCCACTCCCTTCCAAACCCTGCCCCTATGTACCCCCACATCCTGTTCCATCCAGCCCTACACCCTTGCAGACTCCCCTCCATCCCACTCAGCTCTCCGACCACTCCAGATTTCTCCAGATCCCCCAGCTTCCACTCCTTCCGCGTGTTCCAGTGGCACTTCCCGCGCTATTGCGCTATTTCTGTCCGGAGCCACCTGTCTTCCCAGAAATAGCCGCGGGCCGAGGCCCGGGCGCTGCCGGAGGCGCCCGGGCAGCGGGCGGGGACCCAAGGAAATGGGCTTCGTGGGAGTCTCACACACCCCAAAATGGGACCACGGGAGCTCGGACAAGTgcagaaactgaggcacagggtTCACGCATGGGAAGCCCCCAtattccccagggctgggctccgTTAGCCATCAGCTCCGTGCCTGCTGTTCCCGGTGGTCAGCGGCTACCGGGAACACCCGAAAGCGGCAAATGGGAGAGAGGCTTGTGGGGGAAGACACAGTGCGCAGGGGGCCACTGTTGCAAGCAACCCCCGGTCAAAGGGACCGTGCGTAGCACGACTCAGTACGGCTGGTGGCACCAAGTACCACGCAGCGGGATCCCCGTGTGGCACTGGTGGCATCATGTCCAGTcgcagggtggcactggatcCCATGGCCCTCCCCGGTCCCCGTATGTTTCTTACCCATCGAGGCGGCCACGGCCACCAGCAGGGTCCCAGCCAGGGGCCAGCCGCTCCCGGGGCCGCCGGGCCCCAtcccggggccgggcccggtGTCCCCGCTCAGCGCTGCCCGGGACAGCGGCCGTGGCTGCGCGGCGGCAGCGGGACCGGGTCCGCTCCTGTGGCCGGTCCTGGTGCCGCCCGGCGCCGGTGCCGCGGGGCCGCTCGCTCTGCCGGTGTCTCCCGGTGCCGGTGCAGGGCCGGCGCAGGCCCGCAGTGACGCCGCAGCCCGGCGGAGCTCGGTTGCTGCCCGTTGTCTCCCCCTTCTCCGTCCCACCAGCGCCGCCTCCCGCCGCAGCCACCGGCCCCCGCCCTACCCCCTCCCCCACCGGGAGGAGCAgcgccgccggccccgggcACTGCCAGGGTCGGGCAAGGATGCAGGGACCGGAGTGGCTTCTCTGGCACTGCCCCCCCACCACCACTGCACCTCCCTAGCAACTCTTATTTCCCCTCTTCCTGCACCCCATCCTTTCGCTCGTCCTTGCACCACTCCCTGCACCTCCCCCGCACACCATACCCGACATCTAATCCCTTCCCTACCCCCTGTCCCCCATCAtttcccctcccagcacccCTTCTCCCACCTTATCCCACCCTGCACTCCTTATTTGTCTGCCCTGCaccccatcccttccctgcacTCCATCACTTTGGTTCACAGCACTCTTTCCCCAACCCCATCCTTTCCCTGAACACCTTATTTCCCTCCCCCTGCACCCCCCTCCCCTGCACCCTCCCGCATTCCAACCTTGCACCCCTCACCTCCATTCCATTCTTCCCTTCTAGTCCttgcccctttcccagctgagTGCCAGGGGTGCACAGCTGGATCTGGGGCACCCTCTTGGCACTGAGATTACCCCATTACTGCCCAAGCACAGCCAGACCCCAAATCTGCAAAGTCCCATCCTGGCAATGCCAACTGGACCCAGGGATGGGGGACATCAGAGGGGACATGGAGGTGACACATCCCGAGAGTGACatatcccaaaccccacctTTATTAGAGACCAAAACCTCAAATGCAGGATCGTGGTGACACCAAGGTCACCATAAGCACTGGGGTCACAGTGTCCCTATCAGTACTGCAGTGCCAGTGTGGGAACCCAGGGTGGGGGCCAGCCCCTGCCATCCTGCTGGGGCTCCCTCCTGTGCCCCCACACTAGGGTGGGGAGGCATGAGACATCCCCGCCACCCCTGGGCCAGCCAGGATGCGCCCCCgcaccagggctgggggtgTGGGCACTCACACTTGTGTGACAATCTCGCCGTTCTCAGGCATATAGACCTGCATGGGCACGCCAGCTGCTGAGCGTCGCAGCACCTGCACCGGGGGACCCTGGGGGGACAAAGATGCTGTGGGTGTTGGCACCCCACCTTGTGTGGGGGGGCACATCCCAGTACCTGGGTTTGGGCTGGGGGAGTTGTGAGGGCATGGCCACAGGTCCCCACTTGCCTGGCAtgtgtcccagtgtcccagctGAGCCATGGGTGCATTTGTCCCAGCGAGACTCccagatggagagagggagcTGGCCACTGAAATGTCTGCAGGGATCCTTCCCCACTTAAGGGcacccctgtgctgccccagggaCCCACACAGATCCTGCCCTAAGGACACCCCTGAAGTCCTGGTCCTTCCCATGGGACTCTTGTGGGACCCAAGTCTTGCCCCAATAACTCCCTTAAGGTTCTGGTCTTTCCCCTGGGAACCCAGTACTGCCACAGGAACCCCCATAGGGTCCTGGTCTTGCCCTTGGTCTTGCCTACTTTCAAGAGAAAGTAGAAGCCTATATGGAACCCCAGTCCTGCTCCAAGGGCTCCTGGTTCAGCCCCCGGGACCCACATGGGACTCCAAACCTGCCCATGGGACCCTCAGCTGGTCTTCATCCTGCCCCAAAGGACCTTAAACACCTTACTTCTGTTCCCAAGAACAGAAGACCCTGGTCCTGGCCATTGAACCTCCTCAGTAACCCAGTCCTGACCCAGGGACCACTCTGGGACCCAAGTTCTTCCCCTGTGATTCCCTCTGGACCCTAATCTTCCCACAGGGACCCACTCAGGACCCTGGTTTTGCCCCAGGGACCATCAGAGACCCTCCAGACTCAACTTATAGGACCTTGGACCTGCTCAGAGGACCCTCAGAGGGTCCAGACCCTGCCCCAAAGGATCTTAAAGGACCTTAATCCTCTCCTCAGGACCCTCCTGGTCATGGCCCAGGGTCCCTTCTGGGATCCCAGTCCTGTCCCAACAACCCTCATACAACCCCATGGACCCCCTCAGGTCTTCACTCCTGCTCTAGTAATCCTCATGGGACCCCACCAGAACTACATGTCCCTATACTACCTCAGGGTAACAACTCATGTCACCTGCAGGACAGCACCCAGGGGGTCCCCATTCTCCCACATGACCACTCCCAGCCAGATGCCATGTCCTACCTGAACAAGTGATAGGACTCCATGAGCAACAGGCACATCCCTGGTGGTCCCACCATGGGGTCTCTGGAAAGCCCCTTGCCGGTCGACGGAGTGGGGCCGGGCACCCCTCAGCCGGGCGCGTTGGTGCCACAACTTGAGCTCCTCCGTGACAGTGGCCTTGGAGAGCCCCTGGGCCCCGGCGGGTGCGTAGTCTTTGAGTGAGGGTGTGCGCACAATGCGGCTACGGGAGGGCACCAGGCGCTGGTACCGCAGTGGGGCCAGATCCTGCTCATACAGGAAAGTCAGGGGGCCAGCAGGCggcaggagctggagggcaCCTCGTCGGTAGTAACCAGGCTCGGCAAGGGGCAGTGGAACTGCAAAGGACAtgtcagggctgctgctgccaggggaggTGGCGTAGGAGATGCTGGAGAGGTTGGAGATGCTGTCATCGGAGCCAGAGTGGCATGCAGGGCTAGGGGTCGGGATGCAGGAGGTGGGCACAGTGACTGTGTAGTAGGTGGGGTGCCGGCGGGGTGCAGTGCTGCGGCCCCGTGGCTCAGCTGGCTGCCAGTATGGGTCCACCCTGCAGGCAAAACACTGTGGTTGCAGGAGGACTCTTCCCCTCATCCCAAAACAAAGGCAAGCCCTGGGAAAGGTGCACCCATGGGTATGGGGCACAGACACACCGTGGGGAGACATCTAGCATTCTCCCACGGGATAGCTCCAGCTTCCCTGTGGGGCAGATAGATGATGGAGGGCTGACCTCCATCATCTCCATAGGGTTACTTCCATCCTTTCCATGGGATTATCTCCAACTTCTTCCCAGTAGATTTCTGTCCATCTGCCCAACAGGGTTTTCTCCCACAACCCCATAGGATTATCTTCATCCTGTCTCTGGGATTATCTCCATCCTCCCCATGACTGAGCTCCACCATCTCCATGGGGTTACTACCATCCCCCACAATGGGATTATGTCCATCCTCCCCATAAGGTTTCTCCACCCTCCCCATAGAGTTAGGTCCGCACTTCCCTTGATACTCTCTCCATTATCTTCTCCATGTGATTATCTCCATCCTCCTCCCCATTGGTTTAGCTCCATCATCTCCATGAGGTTCTCTTCATCCTCTCCCACAGGATTATTCCCATCCTCCTTCCCACAGGGTTAGCTCCATTTTACTGCCAGTGGGACTATCTCCATCTTTCCTATTGGATTATTTCTAACATCCTCCCCATGAACTGAGCTCCATCATCTTCACAGGGTTATTCCCATCCTCCTTCCCATAGACTGAGCTCCATCCTCCACATGGGATTatctccatccctctctccatGGGGTTATCTTCATACTCCCTTACAGAAACCTTTGTCTATCCTCCCCATGCTCAGGACATACCCCAGAGACTGggtctgtccctgctgtcccgaTGGCTCTGgggtgctgggagcactggaacCTGCTTGCCGGCACAGCACCAGGGTCTGGATGGGGACGAACTCGTAGGGGAGgtcccctgccctggacacTGGGGAGCCTGCAGAGTCAGGGCTGCCAGGGGCCAAGGAGCTGGCAGGGGCAGCCATCAGGGACTCAAGACAGCATTGGGAGCTCTGGGTTTCCCCATCCTCAGGGTCAATGCTGGGATTTTTGGCCCTTTCATAGGGTCTGTCCAGGCTGGTCTCCTGCCAGGGATTGGTGGGGGACATCAGAAGCCCtgactcctcctcctcctccttggtGGGATCCTTGGGAGATGGGGACCTCCGTGGGGTGGCATGTCCTGGTGGTTGTGTGTCCTCTGCAAGAAAGATGGAGGGTTGGAATGGAGGGGACACAAAGAGAGGGTTGGGATGGAGGGAACAGACTGATGATTGGCAAGGTGGGGAGATGTGGGGggttgggatggaagggacacacaggggaatGGCATGGAGGGAACACAGGGCAGTGGAATGGGATGGAGAGGACACAGGGAGAATATGGATAGAGGGGACACAGGAAGGGTTGGAATGGAGGGAACATACCAGGGGTCCCCCCTGGTCCCCACAGCCCCCTCACCCTCCTCCAGCAGGCTGGTGTCACACACGGAGCTCTCATCAGAGGCACTGAGCTCTGTGGGGCAGGGCCCTGTGAGAACAGAGCCAGGGCCGCCTCCAGGTGCCAAAGTGCTCCCACGGCCCCGCCACCACCCAGTGCGTCCCCTCAGGCTTCTGTTCCCCTCTCCCACGCCACCTGTCCCAACACGCTCCAGGATGGCAGCGGTACCGGCCAGGCCGGCTCTACCAAGCCGTGTGCAGTTCTCAGCCTGCCCAGGATGTGCAGGTTGGGGGCACCAACAGGGAAGCAGACAACCTCACCATGGCCCTGGTCTTTGGAGgagacagggatggggagaagTAGAGAATTGGGACCCCCTTGGATGGCTaccactgggatggggacacggcagctgggCCACATCCTGCCCTCCTTTGGGTGCAGGTGCTGAGGATGGGTGACTGGGGATAGTTATGGGCTGCAAGCAGCAAGGGTGAAGTATTGGGGTACATTCAGGAGGTGCAATCAATGGAGGTGAAGTACTGGGGTGGATTCAGTGGGGTACCACTGGGTATTTATTGGGGTGCATGCACCATGGATGAAGCTTTGGGGTATGTTCAAGGGGGTAAATATACAAGGGATGGTGTGTTGGGGAACATGCACTGGGGACAAAATTTTGGGGTGCACTCACAAGGGTACAACCACCAGAGATGAAGTATTGGGGTACCTTCAAAAGGGTGCATTGACAGTGAGAGCATATCAAGGTGCATGTACCAGGCCTTTCAGGGGGCATCTAAGGGGTATATTCAGCAGGGATAGAGAACTGGGGTGCATTCACCAGAGATGGTATgttggggacattttgggggtGGGGCCACATTCATTGGGGGTGTAGAACTGGGCTGTATTCACAGGGGATGAAAACTTGGGGTGCATCCAGGGGATGTATTCACCAGGAATGCAAAATTGGGGGGCATCTAGGGAGGTGCATTCACCAGGGATGGGAACTGGGGTGCAAGCATTGTGGATGTCAGATTGAGATGCATCCAGAGGGGTGCATGCACTTGGGATGAAGAACTAGGCTACGTCCAGTGAGGTGTATTCACAGGGAATGTGGAATTCAGGTGTGTTCCCCATGGACACCCAACTAAGCAGCACCCCATTctgcctccctgctctccagcatcccCCCACCATCTGAGGGGCTTGAGGATCTCACCCTTGGCACTGGTGTCACGCTGCCCTGCAAGGAGCCGCCGCTGGCTCAGGACCTGCTCCAGGTCCCGCAGCTTCTGCTCCTCCCGGAACGCCGCCATCTGCCGTCTCTTTCGCACCTGCCGGCCAATGTTCTCCTCACGGCAGAGCCGGCGGGAGGCCTCAGCAatctgcagctgcagcgctCGCTCCTGTTCCAGAGGGTCCTGGGGGCGAGGGACAcactcagaaaaaaactttGACACCCCCAAGCCCCACATCGTGCTTAACACCCCAACACCACCCACAGAATTTGGGATCCCAATCCCTCCCAGCATCTCCCAACACCCAGTGCCATTCTTGGAACCCAACACCACCCATCATGTTCAAGACACCACCCCTTACCCACGACATTTGGAACCCACCTCCTTCCATAATTCTGGCACCCCAATacacctgggaccccccccaCACCCATCATATTGGCACCCCAACTCCACACATTATGTGTACAACCCCATGATAACCTCATTAACTCAACACCCAAACAACACCCATCATGCTTGGAACCCCACCTTGTCCCATCTCCTGGGCACCCCAACACCAAACATTTCATTCAGAACCCAAAGACCTCCCTTCATTGGCACACCTCAGCACCCCAACACTATCCATCCATCATGCTTGAAAGCACCCCCCTGCCCTTCCTACAGCACATGACACCCAACCACCAcccatgggatggggatggcAACATTGCCAGGTGACCCTCAGGCAGCTTCCAtaggggatgggatgggatgggatgggatgggatgggatgggatgggatgggatgggatgggatgggatgggatgggatgggatgggatgggatgggatgggatgggatgggtccCCCACATCTTTGCACCCCAGGGACTGCCTCACCACCCCATGCAGAACGATGATCTCATCCAGCTTGAAGGCAGCCCCAATCCTGCGACAGACCTTGGGGGGCTTCTCACCAGCTTTCAGGGGGTACTCACAGGGCAGGGTCCCCGTGAGCTCCTGaggatggcacagggacactgagCAGAGTCATGGCAGCatgtgagggtgggcaggggatCCTCGTGCCCCGCTCACCGCCTCACGCAGGCACAGCCGCCGCAGCTCCTGGATGCAGCCATTGAGCCgagcctccagcacctgctgctgccgccgccctGCCTGCAACCGCTCCTTTGGTGGGGACACCGGGCTCTCAGGGCCTGGAACAGACACATGGATGTCTGGAGGGATGGGAGCACCTAAGTACCACCCCCGGCcaccccacagcctccctgcCATAGTTTCTGTCCACCACAAGGGGAGGAAAATGCAGCCATGAccctcccagcagcacccacaggtACTCCAGGCTCCCCAAAGAAGCTGTGcctccctttcctcccagcagcatccctgggtgTACTGACTCCCCTGGAACACCTGTTTTCCccacccagcagcacccactGGTGTTCCAAGACCGCCAGGGTACCCAGGAAACCCTCTATCAATCAAATGGGTCCTCCAATCCCCCAGGGTAAGCATGAAAttcccccagcagcaccatgggTGCTTCAACCCCCCCCCGGGACATGTGTGATGTCCCTGCTGGGGAGTAGGAGGGGGGGCACAGGAGGAACGTTTCAGTCTGACTCAGCCATCCCAAGCCAAACCTGTCTGAGTCAAATCCTGTCCAGAGCACCCCCCACTACACTTGGGGTGCCTCCCCAAATGCAAGGGAAGCCTCCATTCCTCCACCCCTTCATttccccaaagccttctccaTGCAGCTCATGTGTCCCCAGCGTATCCCCACGCACCAAAGTGCTCCATTCTCTGCCTGGGAAGGAGGGGCACGTCTATCAGAGCACCCATGGGTGACAggggcaccccaaaacctccctcACCTCCAAACCCCTATCTCACCCGAGTGCAGCATGATCCCGCTGTCCATGTCACTTGCTTCCCCCATGCCGAGCCGGGACCCTGCGGGCAACAGTGGGGACACAGCTCGTCCCCACGTCCCCAACCGGGATGTACCCTTGAGGGCCTTCCACCCTGCACCCCCAATATCCCTCTCATGTCACCCCGGGCGTGCCGCGATGGCGGCGGACGGCAGGCGAGGCTATGTCAGCTTTGCCTTCTTGTAGGTCCTACCATAAATAAAGGGTGCTGACAGCGCAAGGCGGGGGTAGGGTGACACCCTCGAAGGGGTCAAAGGTGGTGGAGGTGCAGTGAGGCGGGGGGAACTGGGCAGCCTCTCGCTCCCACCCCAGCTGGTTTCGCTGGGCACCTCTCCCagttctcctttcttttccgTCTGGGCGGGCGGCGGATCCTGGAGTGGGAGCGACCGCCGGCCTGGGAAAAGACTCCCAAATTCTTGGGGAGGAAGTGAAAGGGGAGCAGTGGGGCGGAGGCAGGGGGTTCACACCGCTTTTCCAGCGCTGTCACCTCGCCGTGCCTCAGGTTCCCCGACCCGCTTCACGTCGCACTTGGCGGCCAGAGGCAGAGAGGaggtcccgggggtcccggccGGGTGCGAGAATCCCTTACCTGAGCCCGATGCCGCCTCTGCTGCGCCGAGCCACGGACGGGTCTGGACTTGAGCGAAGGGAGGTGCAGGGTGAGCAACGCCTGCCCTAGTCCCCGCTCCGCCCCACTGGATGGCCCCCAGCGGCTGCCTCGCGCGGCACTGCTTAGAATGGAATGACACtgcacggcacggcacggcacggcacggcacggcatgGCACTGTATGGTATGGAGTGGATGATATGGGAATACACAATGTGGCATGGTTCACTGTGGCATGGCATGGTATAGCATGGTATGATGTGTTTTACCATGGTATGGTTTATGTTGACATGGTATGGCATGGTATGATGTGGTTCAGCCTGGTACAGTGtagtgtggtgtggtgtggtgtggtgtggcaTGGCATCACGTGGAAGTGTGTGGTGTGGGATGGAACT harbors:
- the INAVA gene encoding innate immunity activator protein, encoding MGEASDMDSGIMLHSGPESPVSPPKERLQAGRRQQQVLEARLNGCIQELRRLCLREAELTGTLPCEYPLKAGEKPPKVCRRIGAAFKLDEIIVLHGVDPLEQERALQLQIAEASRRLCREENIGRQVRKRRQMAAFREEQKLRDLEQVLSQRRLLAGQRDTSAKEDTQPPGHATPRRSPSPKDPTKEEEEESGLLMSPTNPWQETSLDRPYERAKNPSIDPEDGETQSSQCCLESLMAAPASSLAPGSPDSAGSPVSRAGDLPYEFVPIQTLVLCRQAGSSAPSTPEPSGQQGQTQSLGVDPYWQPAEPRGRSTAPRRHPTYYTVTVPTSCIPTPSPACHSGSDDSISNLSSISYATSPGSSSPDMSFAVPLPLAEPGYYRRGALQLLPPAGPLTFLYEQDLAPLRYQRLVPSRSRIVRTPSLKDYAPAGAQGLSKATVTEELKLWHQRARLRGARPHSVDRQGAFQRPHGGTTRDVPVAHGVLSLVQGPPVQVLRRSAAGVPMQVYMPENGEIVTQV
- the SHISA4 gene encoding protein shisa-4 translates to MGPGGPGSGWPLAGTLLVAVAASMVAGGEDCLWYVDRNGSWHPGFDCEFFTFCCGTCHQRYCCRDPLRLLTERQQRHCLAFSPKTIAGIASAVVLFIAIVTTIVCCFMCSCCYLYQRRQHPRTPLQGPEIPLSSYPPAALPAPVPVDSKAGPSPPQPGFTPMATYPPPGPAAQYPTYPSGPPVYYPTAPPPYVPAQPSYPGA